From Gossypium raimondii isolate GPD5lz chromosome 11, ASM2569854v1, whole genome shotgun sequence:
ATCAGGAGACAGACACATCTAGCTCTGAAGAGGGGGTTAGTGCCCGAGAATCTCTGTCTAGCGAGGAAAGGAACCCAAATGCTGACTACTCAGATGAACCATCCAATACTTTAATGGAAGGAGATGATAGTTCAAGAAGAACAACAAATGCTGATGTATCGGCACTGAACAGCGAGTCATCAGATTCCGACTCATCTGAAGACCCTGAAGTGATTCAGGGTTCTACCTTTCTGGATGGCGAGGAGGAGAATGATACTGATGTGCCTTTGAAAAGGAAATTTTCTCCCTCTACCAATGAATGGCTATCAAAACTACATGCAACTGAAGATTTTTCCACCTGGCAGCGAATCATTCGTTTAGACGCCATTCGTGCCAATACTGAATGGATGCCATACTCTGTTTCTCAGGCTGCAGTATCAGATCGGAGGGCACGCCGTTTAGCTAAGGCTGTTGGATTAAAGGATTATGATCACCTGGAGCCTTACGTAATTTTCCATGCTGCACGTTTGGTTACTATCCTTGAAGCTTATGCGCTTTACGATCCCGAAATTGGCTACTGCCAGGGCATGAGTGATCTTCTTTCTCCAATAATTTCAGTCATCCCAGATGATTATGAAGCTTTTTGGTGCTTTGTAGGTTTCATGAAGAAAGCTCGACATAATTTTAGGCTTGATGAGGTGGGGATCAGAAGGCAACTTAATATTGTTTCCAAGATAATCAAATGTAAGGACTCTCACCTCTACCGGCATCTGGCGAAGCTCAAAGCCGAGGATTGCTTTTTTGTTTATAGAATGGTGGTGGTACTGTTTAGAAGGGAATTGACATTCGAACAGACAATTTGCCTCTGGGAGGTGATGTGGGCAGATCAGGCAGCCATTAGGGCTGGGATCGGGAAGTCCGCCTGGAGTAGGATAAGACAAAGAGCACCCCCTACAGACGATCTATTACTTTATGCCATTGCAGCTTCGGTGTTGCAGAAGAGGAAATTGATCATTGAGAATTATGGCAGCACAGATGACATTATAACAGAGTGCAATAGCATGTCGGGCCAACTCGATGTATGGAAACTCCTAAACGATGCACACGATTTGGTGGTAACTCTTCACGACAAGATAGAATCAACCTTTTGACTGTTACCGATAAATTTATGTGCTTCGAGTTCTTTTTTGGACCTCAGTGCTGTTAGTATTTCAATCCTCCTgctgagattttttttttttgcttcaaagCCAGTTGCAATTGCTTATTTAACAGATAATATGAAGACCATTATTACCTACACGAGATGTTACGTGAACCCCATGCTTTTTAGCGGTAGATTTGGATTTCATTCTGTGTTGATTTATATTAACGGTGAACTCCAGTGTTTTATCGGGATCGCAAGGTATTTGCCATGGCGGAATGTAGGTTTGTTTAGTCGAAACAGTGTTTGAATCGATCTTTGCCTATGTATTTCTCTTGTGGAATCACTGTGCCCCACCTCTTCGACGCTGCTGATGGCATTCTTCCCATGATTCGGTAGCGGAAAACACCACAATCTAACTTACCGAATTCCGGGTTGAAACCTAGCTAAGGAATCAAAACTTAGTTAAAGAATCAGACATGAAAACTATCGTAGAAGCAGCAAAACTCTATCGCCACGGGATGATCATCCATGACtatattatctataaaacaaacctatgaaatactaaaaaaaatcgataaaatgttttaagaaaCTTCGGTTCCagatttttaattcttttaagatATTAAACTGTTTTCATAAGAATTTCGAAGCTATTCTAACCAATGAAAAGCTTCAGTCGAACCATGATTTATGCATATCACTATCAGATAGTCGATTAATTCAAGCACGAAGAAGTCACATTTTACACGGATTtatgcctatatatatatatatatatatatatatatatgtatataacatcCACTTCATCAAAATAGCTGCGGTTTTCACTCTAAAAAGACAGtatgatataatttgaaatttatttaatatgaaatgtttatatatttataccaatgtaaaattaaaatggttttaacaattcaattgtTCACTTTATTAAGATATTTATGCTCATTAGAATCGATCCAGTATGTGATtctattgatataaaatattatctaaatttatctttatatctttaaaattttataattaaaatttaaacaaattttatttcttttgaatattaaaacgAATTATTTGAATAAACTTACACAAATCaaactcaaactttaaaatCTAATCTCCAACCTACCCGACATATGAACACTTGAAAGCAAATCAAATGGTGTATATTTGACTGGCAAACATATAAATTCTTTATCTTTTTAGAATTTTCCAAAACCGGCTATTCGGTACAATATCTGGGGGCACCTCCCACCCACCAATATGTTACCATCATTATTGGAACCCAATGGAAgtgtaataattgtaaatatgcgataagttttttttaataatttttttataaatttagagtttagtttttatatttttatttttaaaatttaattctcttatttttagattttaaaatttagatccaaTTCTTAAagttgttattttcttttgttaaatttgttagtgcgatattttaaaaatatataaaaagtactCATTTGGTAGCCATATAACTAAAAAACGATATtataattaacctaaatttaacaaaataaatttattatttattgaatatgaTTGATggattttcatatgattttAATACGTGATTggacaatagtaaaaataaaattaacctaATTGCTTGGAGGGTAAAATAACATCTAGTCCttgatttgaaaactttttttatatttatttttgatttttttcagtCCACATTAATTTCggaatttgacaatttttttcaatttggtccataaacttgaattttgtcAAGGTATGATGATGTGACACCTTGAGACTATGCCCCATCATCatctatttctaaaaaaaatataaattttaataattttcagaTAATGTGATAcaattttagaatattaaatCGTCACTCTAGAACAGAATTCAAGTTTtagaactaaattaaaagaaatgcaaAACTTCGAAACTAGTAAGGACATAAAACAAGTTTAGGGATCAATATGATTGTTGAATTCAGAAACTAAATGTTGCTGTTATCTCTTACTTTAATGACAACAACTTGGGACCTAATAATAATGTtgttaaaatgaatatataaatttagattaaatttaaaatttcagtataatatagggactaaagaCAAAATTAGAGCCAGTTTCATGACAAATGCGTTCACCATATGAACCACCGACACCTCGGCTATAGTACTGGTCATACCGGGCAACCTAGGTCCCGCCACGTGTACAGTTCAGAAAAAAACCTTCCACCAAATGGATCCAATTGTAGAAAAAACCGCGTCCTTCACGGTTTCCGTCGTCTGTTACTCGTCCCCACCATATCTCCAACACCCCTCCGCTATTACCCTATCGTACCCCGTGAAACTGACCCCACTGTTCTTCTCGATTAAGTCAAAGGTACAACTATTTAAATGAAagtgataatataatttttagccCTGAACTTttgatacttgtatttttttttgtccattttaacacttgaacttgacaattagtCAATTAGGTCTATTTTGGTCctgaacttgaaaaatataaaaaatttgatgatgtgacactacttgaaaatttaaaattttatataaattttcaagtgataTGTGATACAATCTTATTATGCCTCattcaatgttttaataatcGAATCGGTGGTTGAATAGGCCAGATCACTGATTCTTGGTTCGACCGGTTTGATTGctgaaacaataataattaaataattaattaaaattttatcaaattctaaaaaaatagaatgtaaTTAAACCGGTTCAACCTATTCAACGATCTATTTTTGTTtcggttttcaatttttatcaattttaagcagtttttgagttttttagtTCAATCCCTTTGTTCTGACCGTTATATCGATCAGTTCTCGatcagttcaatttagtcctgttCCAATAACACTAGTTATATCATCAAATATTACCAAAAACCAAGTTGAGGAATCAAAATAAATCTAGTTATCACctttatgacaaaaaaaaagtataaatattaaaataaacctaattttCAGGGATCAAGAATTATATTATCCTAAATGAAAATGCACCAAATACTAAAAAGCAAAGGGTCTGGCAGGggattaaaacccaatttaatgCACTAAAATATGAACCCACACTGTGCAGAAAGGACTTATATATGGCTTCACACTTCGCGGCTTTACATTAAGTCTCCCATCGTCTCTCCCGAGAAGTAAACAGAAAAGGGAAGAATTTTGGTGACCGGTGATTCGTGAGTATTGTAAACAGCTGCAGCAGCAATGGAGCTGTTCTACTTCGTGGTGTTCGGGGCATTGGGAGCGGTGGTGGCAGCATTAGAGCT
This genomic window contains:
- the LOC105801844 gene encoding rab GTPase-activating protein 22 is translated as MKALRRSQTSSSSSNSPSSSSSSSSSSSSWTYLRSVLFVVTSSSPAACSSADSGRLKSPWSRRRKKHALSPQQWRSLFNPDGRLRDGGIKFLKKVRSRGVDPGIRAEVWPFLLGVYDLNSSEEERDAVRTQKRKEYEKLRRECSQLPKPSTRSFNLTEIGGTCQNGDSESLNQETDTSSSEEGVSARESLSSEERNPNADYSDEPSNTLMEGDDSSRRTTNADVSALNSESSDSDSSEDPEVIQGSTFLDGEEENDTDVPLKRKFSPSTNEWLSKLHATEDFSTWQRIIRLDAIRANTEWMPYSVSQAAVSDRRARRLAKAVGLKDYDHLEPYVIFHAARLVTILEAYALYDPEIGYCQGMSDLLSPIISVIPDDYEAFWCFVGFMKKARHNFRLDEVGIRRQLNIVSKIIKCKDSHLYRHLAKLKAEDCFFVYRMVVVLFRRELTFEQTICLWEVMWADQAAIRAGIGKSAWSRIRQRAPPTDDLLLYAIAASVLQKRKLIIENYGSTDDIITECNSMSGQLDVWKLLNDAHDLVVTLHDKIESTF